In Capillimicrobium parvum, a genomic segment contains:
- the asnB gene encoding asparagine synthase (glutamine-hydrolyzing) encodes MCGIAGAINLRGETVPDLGRRLDVMGELIAHRGPDDHGTWAHPHGHVGFAHRRLSIFDLSACGHQPMTDDAGQVITYNGEVYNWPEVRTELGGDWCTQTDTEVLLRAHERWGADAVDHLRGMFAYGLWDERATQLTLVRDRFGIKPLYYAQAGDVLYFASEAKALLPFLPAIRTDREGLKDYLAFQFCLAGKTLFDGVRELLPGHRLTVRNGAIRTERYWEVYYDLDWTHREAWYEERIEALLHDSIRMHLRSDVPVGAYVSGGLDSSAVAGLASLYDPGTTPAFTGRFEGPEYDESRYARLLADERGLDLSVIDLDVSDFTREIERVIYHLDFPVAGPGSFPQFMVSEAAARDVKVILGGQGGDEVFGGYTRYLIAYFEQCIKAAIEGTAQNGNFVVTYESIIPQLESLRSYKPLLQEFWREGLFEDLDRRYFRLINRAPHVEQLVNVEALGDYDPFHQFAEIFNGRNVGHESYFDKMTHFDFKTLLPALLQVEDRVSMAHGLESRVPLLDHPLVELAATIPADVKFPGGRLKHIFARATRATVPAQISERTDKMGFPVPLVEWANGPARDFVRDTFTGDRDLYDRRAVLDALEGEAKFGRTFWGLFSLELWQQRFHDREHEFRSLLTTETTT; translated from the coding sequence ATGTGCGGCATCGCCGGAGCCATCAACCTGCGCGGGGAGACCGTGCCCGACCTCGGACGTCGCCTCGACGTGATGGGCGAGCTGATCGCGCATCGCGGCCCCGACGACCACGGCACGTGGGCCCATCCGCACGGCCACGTCGGCTTCGCCCACCGCCGGCTGTCGATCTTCGATCTGTCCGCGTGCGGCCACCAGCCGATGACCGACGACGCCGGCCAGGTCATCACCTACAACGGCGAGGTCTACAACTGGCCCGAGGTCCGCACCGAGCTCGGCGGCGACTGGTGCACGCAGACCGACACCGAGGTCCTGCTGCGCGCCCACGAGCGCTGGGGCGCCGACGCGGTCGACCACCTGCGCGGCATGTTCGCCTACGGCCTGTGGGACGAACGGGCGACGCAGCTCACCCTCGTCCGCGACCGCTTCGGCATCAAGCCGCTGTACTACGCCCAGGCCGGCGACGTCCTGTACTTCGCGTCGGAGGCGAAGGCGCTGCTGCCGTTCCTGCCCGCCATCCGCACAGATCGCGAGGGCCTGAAGGACTACCTCGCCTTCCAGTTCTGCCTCGCCGGCAAGACGCTGTTCGACGGCGTGCGCGAGCTGCTGCCCGGCCACCGGCTGACGGTGCGCAACGGCGCGATCAGGACCGAGCGCTACTGGGAGGTCTACTACGACCTCGACTGGACCCATCGCGAGGCGTGGTACGAGGAGCGCATCGAGGCGCTGCTGCACGACTCGATCCGCATGCACCTGCGCTCCGACGTCCCCGTCGGGGCGTACGTGTCGGGTGGTCTCGACTCGAGCGCCGTCGCCGGCCTCGCCTCGCTGTACGACCCGGGCACGACCCCGGCCTTCACGGGCCGCTTCGAGGGGCCCGAGTACGACGAGTCGCGCTACGCCCGGCTGCTCGCCGACGAGCGCGGGCTGGACCTGAGCGTCATCGACCTCGACGTGTCGGACTTCACCCGCGAGATCGAGCGCGTCATCTACCACCTCGACTTCCCCGTCGCGGGTCCCGGCTCGTTCCCGCAGTTCATGGTCAGCGAGGCGGCCGCGCGCGACGTGAAGGTCATCCTCGGCGGCCAGGGCGGCGACGAGGTCTTCGGCGGCTACACGCGCTACCTCATCGCCTACTTCGAGCAGTGCATCAAGGCGGCGATCGAGGGCACCGCGCAGAACGGCAACTTCGTCGTCACGTACGAGTCGATCATCCCCCAGCTCGAGTCGCTGCGCTCCTACAAGCCGCTGCTGCAGGAGTTCTGGCGCGAGGGCCTGTTCGAGGACCTCGACCGGCGCTACTTCCGGCTCATCAACCGCGCCCCGCATGTCGAGCAGCTCGTGAACGTCGAGGCGCTCGGCGACTACGACCCGTTCCACCAGTTCGCCGAGATCTTCAACGGCCGCAACGTCGGCCACGAGTCGTACTTCGACAAGATGACCCACTTCGACTTCAAGACGCTGCTGCCGGCGCTCCTGCAGGTCGAGGACCGGGTCTCGATGGCGCACGGCCTCGAGTCGCGCGTGCCGCTGCTCGACCATCCCCTCGTCGAGCTCGCCGCGACGATCCCGGCCGACGTGAAGTTCCCCGGCGGGCGCCTGAAGCACATCTTCGCCCGGGCGACGCGGGCGACGGTTCCCGCCCAGATCAGCGAGCGCACGGACAAGATGGGCTTCCCCGTGCCGCTCGTCGAGTGGGCGAACGGGCCGGCGCGCGACTTCGTCCGAGACACCTTCACCGGCGATCGCGACCTCTACGACCGCCGCGCCGTGCTCGACGCGCTGGAGGGCGAGGCCAAGTTCGGCCGGACCTTCTGGGGCCTGTTCAGCCTCGAGCTCTGGCAGCAGCGCTTCCACGACCGCGAGCACGAGTTCCGCTCGCTCCTGACCACGGAGACCACCACATGA
- a CDS encoding NAD-dependent epimerase/dehydratase family protein gives MKILITGGGGFIGSHLADRLLADGHEVCTVDTYATSRRDNLTPQDRLTIVEGTIADEAFFNGVMDDFGPDAVAHAAASYKDPDAWEEDARTNALGTAIVVRASERLGVKRLLYFQTALCYGVKPEEQPITLGHPLRPYESSYAISKTAGENYIRLSGLDWVSLRLANVYGPRNLSGPLPTFFSRLTQDKACFVTDTRRDFLFVTDLVDVATKALEGTGSGAYHVSSGSDVAIKELFDATTSALGLGEIDVEIRPRAADDAESILLDPSRTNADFDWRTSVALEDGVAQAIAWYREHGIEQTYTHLKEEELRVRS, from the coding sequence ATGAAGATCCTCATCACCGGGGGCGGCGGCTTCATCGGCTCGCACCTCGCCGACCGACTCCTCGCCGACGGCCACGAGGTCTGCACGGTCGACACCTACGCCACGAGCCGGCGCGACAACCTCACGCCGCAGGACCGCCTGACCATCGTCGAGGGCACGATCGCCGACGAGGCGTTCTTCAACGGCGTGATGGACGACTTCGGCCCCGACGCGGTCGCCCATGCCGCGGCGTCCTACAAGGACCCGGACGCGTGGGAGGAGGACGCCCGCACGAACGCGCTCGGCACCGCGATCGTGGTGCGCGCGAGCGAGCGGCTCGGGGTCAAGCGCCTCCTCTACTTCCAGACCGCGCTCTGCTACGGCGTCAAGCCGGAGGAGCAGCCGATCACGCTCGGCCACCCGCTGCGGCCGTACGAGTCGTCGTACGCGATCTCGAAGACGGCGGGCGAGAACTACATCCGGCTCAGCGGACTCGACTGGGTGTCGCTGCGGCTGGCGAACGTCTACGGCCCCCGCAACCTGTCGGGCCCGCTGCCGACGTTCTTCAGCCGGCTGACGCAGGACAAGGCGTGCTTCGTCACCGACACGCGGCGCGACTTCCTCTTCGTCACCGACCTCGTGGACGTGGCGACGAAGGCGCTCGAGGGCACAGGCAGCGGCGCCTACCACGTGTCGAGCGGCAGCGACGTCGCGATCAAGGAGCTCTTCGACGCGACGACGAGCGCGCTGGGCCTCGGCGAGATCGACGTCGAGATCCGCCCGCGCGCCGCCGACGACGCCGAGTCGATCCTGCTCGACCCGTCGCGCACGAACGCCGACTTCGACTGGAGGACGAGCGTGGCCCTGGAGGACGGCGTCGCGCAGGCGATCGCCTGGTACCGCGAGCACGGCATCGAGCAGACGTACACGCATCTGAAGGAGGAAGAGCTGCGGGTGCGGTCTTGA
- a CDS encoding NAD-dependent epimerase/dehydratase family protein: MRTLVAGGAGFVGSNLVRALLERGDEVIVVDNLLSAERENVPEGAQLIEASINDDDVLAAIPDDLDLAFNLVTYHGNQSSMADPLADHEHNLLTSLKLFMRLSELPALQKVVYASAGCTVAEKTFESASATQEDASISLYLDSPYQISKVVGELYGNYFWMREGLPIVKARFQNVYGPGEVLGAGRWRGTVNTVWRNVTPTFVWKALHGEALPLDNGGIATRDFIYAGDMARGLIACAERGAPGGVYNLASGVETSIRDLAETIVEIVGDGSVEVAPARDWDRSGKRFGATEKSERELGFRAQVALREGLERQVAWTRANEDFIAACIARHDAQMAAAS; this comes from the coding sequence GTGAGGACGCTCGTGGCCGGTGGTGCCGGCTTCGTCGGCTCGAACCTGGTGCGCGCGCTGCTCGAGCGCGGCGACGAGGTCATCGTGGTCGACAACCTGCTGTCCGCCGAACGCGAGAACGTGCCGGAGGGCGCGCAGCTCATCGAGGCGTCGATCAACGACGACGACGTGCTGGCGGCGATCCCCGACGACCTCGACCTCGCGTTCAACCTCGTCACCTACCACGGCAACCAGTCCTCGATGGCCGACCCGCTGGCCGACCACGAGCACAACCTGCTGACCTCGCTGAAGCTCTTCATGCGGCTCAGCGAGCTGCCGGCGCTGCAGAAGGTCGTGTACGCCAGCGCCGGCTGCACGGTGGCCGAGAAGACGTTCGAGTCCGCGTCCGCCACCCAGGAGGACGCGTCGATCTCGCTGTACCTCGACTCGCCCTACCAGATCTCCAAGGTGGTCGGCGAGCTGTACGGCAACTACTTCTGGATGCGCGAGGGGCTGCCGATCGTCAAGGCCCGCTTCCAGAACGTCTACGGGCCGGGCGAGGTGCTCGGCGCCGGGCGCTGGCGCGGGACGGTCAACACCGTGTGGCGCAACGTCACGCCGACCTTCGTGTGGAAGGCGCTGCACGGCGAGGCGCTGCCGCTCGACAACGGCGGCATCGCGACGCGCGACTTCATCTACGCCGGCGACATGGCGCGCGGGCTGATCGCGTGTGCCGAGCGCGGGGCGCCGGGCGGCGTCTACAACCTCGCCAGCGGAGTCGAGACGAGCATCCGCGATCTGGCCGAGACGATCGTCGAGATCGTCGGCGACGGCTCCGTGGAGGTCGCCCCGGCGCGCGACTGGGACCGGTCGGGCAAGCGCTTCGGCGCGACCGAGAAGTCCGAGCGCGAGCTGGGCTTCCGCGCCCAGGTGGCGCTGCGCGAGGGGCTCGAGCGCCAGGTCGCCTGGACGCGCGCCAACGAGGACTTCATCGCCGCGTGCATCGCCAGGCACGACGCGCAGATGGCGGCGGCGAGTTGA
- a CDS encoding ABC transporter permease has protein sequence MRPRGSAAAAAAGPATAARGVGTRVIEPPKGWQWPDLRELWEYRDLAFFLVKRDVSIRYRQTLIGTVWAILQPLLLAVVFSVFLGHYAQVPSGADVPYPVFALTGMAMWLYFSQAMQFASDSTVNSRELIGKVWFPRLIIPIAAVLPPAIDFVPAFVVALVVQLAYGVVPPWQIVFVPLLAALTLFVALGIGFWLSALNVRYRDIRLVVPFLIMIGLFVTPIVYPFDVVPDAVQPIYALNPMVGVLEAYRWMLFPAAEWPGALLLIPLGSAVVLLITGALYFTRAERSFADVI, from the coding sequence TTGAGACCCCGCGGGTCCGCCGCCGCAGCCGCTGCGGGCCCGGCGACGGCCGCTCGCGGCGTCGGGACGCGGGTCATCGAGCCGCCCAAGGGGTGGCAGTGGCCCGACCTGCGCGAGCTGTGGGAGTACCGCGACCTCGCGTTCTTCCTCGTCAAGCGCGACGTCTCGATCCGCTACCGGCAGACCCTGATCGGGACGGTGTGGGCGATCCTGCAGCCGCTGCTGCTGGCCGTCGTCTTCAGCGTGTTCCTCGGCCACTACGCGCAGGTGCCCTCCGGCGCCGACGTGCCGTACCCGGTCTTCGCGCTGACCGGCATGGCGATGTGGCTGTACTTCAGCCAGGCGATGCAGTTCGCCTCCGACTCGACCGTCAACAGCCGCGAGCTCATCGGCAAGGTCTGGTTCCCGCGGCTGATCATCCCGATCGCGGCCGTGCTGCCCCCGGCGATCGACTTCGTCCCGGCGTTCGTCGTCGCGCTCGTCGTGCAGCTGGCGTACGGCGTCGTGCCGCCGTGGCAGATCGTCTTCGTCCCGCTGCTCGCGGCGCTGACGCTGTTCGTCGCGCTCGGCATCGGCTTCTGGCTGAGCGCGCTGAATGTGCGCTACCGCGACATCCGGCTCGTCGTGCCCTTCCTCATCATGATCGGGCTGTTCGTGACGCCGATCGTCTACCCGTTCGACGTCGTGCCGGACGCCGTGCAGCCGATCTACGCGCTCAACCCGATGGTCGGCGTGCTCGAGGCGTACCGCTGGATGCTGTTCCCCGCGGCCGAGTGGCCGGGGGCGCTGCTGCTGATCCCGCTGGGGTCGGCGGTCGTCCTGCTCATCACCGGGGCGCTGTACTTCACCCGCGCCGAGCGCAGCTTCGCCGATGTCATCTAG
- a CDS encoding ABC transporter ATP-binding protein — MGSDADAIRVTGLGKRYRLGAAATDLLSERIGRRAPKGEDFWALRDVDVRVGRGEVVGLVGRNGAGKSTLLKCLSRITPPTEGRIELTGRVGTLLEVGTGFHPELSGRENVYLSGTILGMRRQEVAARFDEIVAFSGIEKFLETPVKRYSSGMYVRLAFAVAAHLDTDILLVDEVLAVGDAEFQRKCFGKMDDVARGGRTVVFVSHQLSAVQRLCTRSYWIDGGRVRRDGPTADVVAAYLHHAGATQQGGVATIGPDVPRSTTGAVTLERVALLGDDGAPTDRIHLGQPFTVAMTFAVAEPVDDGVIELGLSTADGTRVATVQNVDGDRPLLCLEPGRHEIRARIDTALLPGEFTIDVGMHRLIGLTLDFVERALTFTALNVAYDGSEDRWPWAIVRGAMRPPTEWTVQAPVGQAPPR; from the coding sequence GTGGGTTCTGACGCCGATGCGATCCGGGTCACCGGGCTCGGCAAGCGCTACCGGCTCGGTGCCGCGGCGACCGACCTGCTCAGCGAGCGCATCGGCCGCCGCGCACCGAAGGGCGAGGACTTCTGGGCGCTGCGCGACGTCGACGTGCGCGTGGGACGCGGCGAGGTCGTCGGGCTCGTCGGCCGCAACGGGGCGGGCAAGTCGACGCTGCTGAAGTGCCTGTCGCGCATCACGCCCCCGACCGAGGGGCGCATCGAGCTGACCGGGCGGGTCGGCACGCTGCTCGAGGTCGGGACCGGCTTTCATCCCGAGCTCTCCGGCCGCGAGAACGTCTACCTGTCCGGCACGATCCTCGGCATGCGCCGCCAGGAGGTCGCGGCGCGCTTCGACGAGATCGTCGCGTTCAGCGGCATCGAGAAGTTCCTCGAGACGCCGGTCAAGCGCTACTCGAGCGGCATGTACGTGCGCCTGGCGTTCGCGGTCGCCGCGCACCTCGACACCGACATCCTGCTCGTCGACGAGGTGCTCGCGGTGGGCGACGCGGAGTTCCAGCGCAAGTGCTTCGGCAAGATGGACGACGTCGCGCGCGGCGGGCGGACCGTCGTGTTCGTCTCGCACCAGCTCAGCGCGGTGCAGCGGCTGTGCACGCGGTCGTACTGGATCGACGGCGGGCGGGTGCGCCGTGACGGGCCGACCGCGGACGTCGTCGCCGCCTACCTGCACCACGCCGGCGCGACGCAGCAGGGCGGCGTGGCGACGATCGGCCCGGACGTGCCGCGCTCGACGACGGGCGCGGTGACGCTCGAGCGCGTCGCGCTGCTCGGCGACGACGGCGCGCCCACCGACCGCATCCACCTCGGCCAGCCGTTCACGGTGGCGATGACGTTCGCCGTCGCCGAGCCGGTCGACGACGGCGTGATCGAGCTCGGGCTCTCCACCGCCGACGGCACCCGCGTCGCGACCGTCCAGAACGTCGACGGCGACCGTCCCCTGCTCTGCCTGGAGCCCGGCCGCCATGAGATCCGCGCCCGCATCGACACCGCGCTGCTGCCGGGCGAGTTCACGATCGACGTGGGCATGCACCGGCTCATCGGGCTGACGCTGGACTTCGTCGAGCGCGCGCTGACGTTCACCGCGCTGAACGTCGCCTACGACGGGTCGGAGGACCGGTGGCCGTGGGCCATCGTGCGCGGCGCGATGCGTCCCCCCACGGAGTGGACGGTGCAGGCGCCCGTGGGGCAGGCGCCGCCCCGGTAG
- a CDS encoding DUF2252 domain-containing protein, producing the protein MTIRARTKARVAIEPVDRIAAGRAAREAAPRSSHAGWQPAPDRRSPMDLLEDEGRTRVPELLPIRYGRMLASPFTFYRGGAAIMAADLAPTPVSGLKVQACGDAHVLNFGTYAAPDRKLVFDVNDFDESLPGPWEWDVKRLAASIEIAGRARGQRRKECRGLVADTARAYREAMRTFAEMGNLDLWYTRIDEDALIRDFSPGGSGKADATLERARAKALSKSSLRAVAKLTERVDGRVRIVHEPPLIVPIAELLPADDVRDVESWMERLLKRYQRSLLGDRRHLLDGYRLVDMARKVVGVGSVGTRAWVLLLHGRDSRDPLVLQAKEAGESVLAPYVGASPFANHGQRVVEGQRLMQAASDILLGWDRVEGLDGLTRDFYVRQLWDGKFSPDIETMRPERLAVYVRLCAWTLARGHARSGDRIAISAYLGKSDVFDRAIVEFACDYADQNERDHAELVEAVRSGRVSAESGI; encoded by the coding sequence ATGACCATCCGTGCTCGGACGAAAGCCCGTGTGGCCATCGAGCCCGTCGACCGGATCGCAGCAGGACGAGCGGCGCGCGAGGCCGCGCCGCGCTCGTCGCATGCGGGCTGGCAGCCGGCGCCCGACCGCCGCAGCCCGATGGACCTCCTCGAGGACGAGGGACGGACCCGCGTCCCCGAGCTGCTGCCGATCCGCTACGGGCGCATGCTCGCGAGCCCGTTCACGTTCTACCGGGGGGGCGCGGCGATCATGGCGGCCGACCTCGCGCCCACGCCGGTCTCGGGCCTGAAGGTGCAGGCCTGCGGCGACGCGCACGTGCTGAACTTCGGCACCTACGCCGCGCCCGACCGCAAGCTCGTGTTCGACGTCAACGACTTCGACGAGTCGCTGCCCGGACCGTGGGAGTGGGACGTCAAGCGCCTGGCGGCCAGCATCGAGATCGCCGGCCGCGCACGGGGCCAGCGCCGCAAGGAGTGCCGCGGGCTCGTGGCCGACACCGCGCGCGCCTACCGGGAGGCGATGCGGACGTTCGCCGAGATGGGCAACCTGGACCTCTGGTACACGCGCATCGACGAGGACGCTCTCATCCGCGACTTCAGCCCGGGCGGCTCGGGCAAGGCCGACGCCACGCTGGAACGCGCGCGGGCCAAGGCGCTCAGCAAGAGCAGCCTGCGGGCGGTCGCCAAGCTCACCGAGCGCGTCGACGGGCGGGTGCGCATCGTGCACGAGCCCCCGCTGATCGTGCCCATCGCCGAGCTGCTGCCCGCCGACGACGTCCGCGACGTCGAGTCGTGGATGGAGCGTCTGCTCAAGCGCTACCAGCGCAGCCTGCTCGGCGACCGTCGTCACCTGCTCGACGGCTACCGGTTGGTGGACATGGCGCGCAAGGTCGTCGGCGTGGGCAGCGTCGGGACCCGTGCCTGGGTGCTGCTGCTGCACGGCCGCGACTCCCGCGACCCGCTCGTGCTCCAGGCCAAGGAGGCGGGGGAGTCCGTGCTCGCGCCGTACGTCGGCGCCAGCCCGTTCGCCAACCACGGCCAGCGGGTGGTCGAGGGCCAGCGCCTCATGCAGGCGGCGAGCGACATCCTGCTCGGCTGGGACCGCGTCGAGGGCCTCGACGGCCTCACCCGCGACTTCTACGTCCGCCAGCTCTGGGACGGCAAGTTCTCGCCGGACATCGAGACGATGCGCCCTGAGCGGCTGGCCGTCTATGTGCGGTTGTGCGCGTGGACGCTCGCCCGCGGCCACGCACGCTCCGGCGACCGCATCGCGATCAGCGCCTACCTGGGCAAGAGCGACGTCTTCGACCGGGCGATCGTCGAGTTCGCGTGCGACTACGCCGACCAGAACGAGCGCGACCACGCGGAGCTCGTCGAGGCGGTCCGCTCCGGCCGTGTGAGCGCCGAGTCGGGCATCTGA
- a CDS encoding MFS transporter: MAADASAAAGEEGTGSTRLAVLLAMAMFVLVVDTSLMNVSIAAVVDDLDTTVSGVQSAIALEALVSAAFILIGSKVADLIGRKRAFVLGLLGYATGALAMVLAQDLRAIIVFWAVIGGFGASLLLPSMQALIHSNFTGKAQTKAYATVGAASAVAAAVGPLLGGFLTTYLSWRVGFALEVVVIAVVLSSMKLVADAPYTGPRGVDVVGAALSAIGMGGVVVGILIWQEGGEAVGAFIAVGLVALGSLVWWLKRRKREGKPSLLDPDLFRLALFRLGITAQMLQNIALGGAMIALPIFLQMVLEYSAMETGLTLAPLSLTMFATALIAGKRAGRRRPASLIRLGAALLTIGMAALIPIVPRVESGWALVAPLMLAGAGFGLLVSQLNNYTLSPIDEERVSEAAGVNSAAGSFGLSFGLACSGAILLATLSIAFTQMADDSKVLPPAAKEQVAQALDDDAEVLSNTQLEEQLAGQPPAVREEIVRINTDARPLALQVALAVPVLAGLLAFLISLRMMRRPDPAASSADNQVAMA; encoded by the coding sequence ATGGCGGCTGACGCGAGCGCCGCGGCCGGCGAGGAGGGCACGGGCAGCACCCGTCTCGCGGTCCTGCTCGCGATGGCGATGTTCGTGCTGGTCGTCGACACGTCGCTCATGAACGTGTCGATCGCCGCGGTGGTCGACGACCTCGACACGACGGTCAGCGGCGTGCAGTCCGCGATCGCGCTCGAGGCGCTCGTCTCGGCGGCCTTCATCCTCATCGGCAGCAAGGTGGCCGACCTCATCGGCCGCAAGCGCGCGTTCGTGCTCGGGTTGCTCGGGTACGCGACCGGCGCCCTGGCGATGGTGCTCGCCCAAGACCTCCGCGCGATCATCGTCTTCTGGGCCGTGATCGGCGGCTTCGGCGCATCGCTGCTGCTGCCGTCCATGCAGGCGCTCATCCACAGCAACTTCACCGGCAAGGCGCAGACGAAGGCGTACGCGACCGTCGGCGCGGCCTCCGCCGTCGCCGCGGCGGTGGGCCCGCTGCTCGGCGGCTTCCTCACCACGTACCTCTCGTGGCGCGTCGGCTTCGCGCTCGAGGTGGTCGTCATCGCGGTCGTGCTGTCGAGCATGAAGCTCGTCGCCGACGCGCCGTACACCGGGCCACGCGGCGTCGACGTCGTCGGGGCGGCGCTCTCGGCGATCGGCATGGGCGGTGTCGTGGTCGGCATCCTCATCTGGCAGGAGGGCGGCGAGGCGGTCGGTGCGTTCATCGCGGTCGGGCTCGTGGCGCTCGGATCGCTCGTCTGGTGGCTGAAGCGCCGCAAGCGCGAGGGCAAGCCGTCGCTGCTGGACCCGGACCTGTTCCGCCTGGCGCTGTTCCGGCTCGGCATCACGGCCCAGATGCTGCAGAACATCGCGCTCGGCGGGGCGATGATCGCGCTGCCGATCTTCCTGCAGATGGTGCTCGAGTACAGCGCGATGGAGACGGGGCTGACGCTCGCGCCGCTGTCGCTGACGATGTTCGCGACCGCGCTGATCGCGGGCAAGCGAGCCGGACGGCGGCGACCCGCGTCGCTCATCCGGCTCGGCGCGGCGCTGCTGACGATCGGCATGGCGGCCCTCATCCCGATCGTGCCGCGGGTCGAGAGCGGCTGGGCGCTCGTCGCGCCGCTGATGCTCGCCGGCGCCGGCTTCGGCCTGCTGGTGTCGCAGCTCAACAACTACACGCTGTCGCCGATCGACGAGGAGCGCGTGAGCGAGGCGGCCGGCGTGAACTCGGCGGCGGGATCGTTCGGGCTGTCGTTCGGGCTGGCGTGCTCGGGGGCCATCCTCCTCGCCACGCTGTCGATCGCCTTCACCCAGATGGCCGACGACAGCAAGGTCCTGCCGCCCGCCGCCAAGGAGCAGGTGGCGCAGGCGCTCGACGACGACGCGGAGGTGCTCAGCAACACCCAGCTCGAGGAGCAGTTGGCGGGGCAGCCCCCGGCGGTCCGCGAGGAGATCGTGCGCATCAACACCGACGCGCGGCCGCTCGCGCTCCAGGTCGCCCTCGCCGTGCCCGTCCTCGCGGGGCTGCTGGCGTTCCTCATCTCGCTGCGGATGATGCGGCGCCCGGACCCGGCGGCGTCGTCGGCCGACAATCAGGTGGCGATGGCCTGA
- a CDS encoding amphi-Trp domain-containing protein encodes MDLVKLEDKQTLSREDAAAHLRAIADELASGNDFRIERDGLRFVAKVPATVRLKVELEVEDDETELEIELTW; translated from the coding sequence ATGGACCTGGTCAAGCTGGAGGACAAGCAGACGCTCTCCCGCGAGGACGCGGCGGCGCACCTACGCGCGATCGCCGACGAGCTCGCGTCGGGCAACGACTTCCGCATCGAGCGCGACGGCCTGCGCTTCGTGGCCAAGGTGCCGGCGACGGTGAGGCTCAAGGTCGAGCTCGAGGTGGAGGACGACGAGACCGAGCTCGAGATCGAGCTGACCTGGTGA
- a CDS encoding diacylglycerol/lipid kinase family protein: MTRRRLAAAAALALPVLAAALATAITIARVPGLRILAVALLLLAIVVGWRGLLHTGLARWLQLAAAAAMLVGAAALLPWGEPLLLLGDVLVILALAGGVAAAHEAFRIHVPLPTATAPRRPVLVWNPRSGDGSAVRHNLAAEAQARGIEPIELRPGNDLRDLVLEAIERGADAVAAAGGDGTQAVVAEIAVERGLPFACIPAGTRNHFALDLGVDREDVVGALDAFVDGGERRVDLPLVNGHTFVNNVSLGVYAEAVAQSGYRAAKKRTLLRTLPEAGDMDLVWTGPHGHRHSGGVAILVSNNRYRLGMLEGGTRPRIDEGLLGVTVLGEPTQIGEGLHPLQRPWRQWSAAEFEVGASAPVPTGIDGESVLLEPPLRFSVRPRALRVRISRHHPGASPSAGIPDGLPNMARELVRIAAGHEPVALAPSTESDAPAVTRA, translated from the coding sequence GTGACCCGCCGCCGCCTCGCAGCGGCGGCGGCGCTCGCGCTGCCCGTACTGGCGGCGGCTCTGGCCACGGCGATCACCATCGCGCGCGTACCGGGCCTCCGCATCCTCGCCGTCGCGCTGCTCCTGCTGGCGATCGTGGTCGGCTGGCGCGGGCTGCTGCACACCGGTCTGGCGCGCTGGCTGCAGCTCGCCGCCGCGGCGGCGATGCTGGTCGGCGCGGCGGCGTTGCTGCCGTGGGGCGAGCCTCTGCTGCTCCTCGGGGACGTCCTGGTGATCCTCGCGCTCGCCGGCGGAGTCGCCGCCGCCCACGAGGCCTTCCGCATCCACGTCCCGCTCCCGACCGCCACGGCCCCGCGGCGTCCCGTCCTGGTCTGGAACCCCCGCTCCGGCGACGGCTCCGCGGTGCGCCACAACCTGGCCGCGGAGGCGCAGGCGCGCGGGATCGAGCCGATCGAGCTGCGGCCGGGGAACGACCTGCGCGACCTCGTGCTGGAGGCGATCGAACGGGGAGCCGACGCCGTCGCCGCGGCCGGCGGCGACGGCACCCAGGCGGTCGTGGCCGAGATCGCGGTCGAACGCGGGCTGCCGTTCGCGTGCATCCCGGCGGGGACCCGCAACCACTTCGCGCTCGACCTCGGCGTGGATCGCGAGGATGTGGTCGGCGCCCTCGACGCGTTCGTCGACGGCGGCGAGCGCCGGGTCGACCTGCCGCTGGTCAACGGCCACACGTTCGTCAACAACGTGTCGCTCGGGGTGTACGCCGAGGCCGTCGCCCAGAGCGGATATCGCGCCGCGAAGAAGCGGACGCTGCTGCGGACGCTCCCGGAGGCCGGCGACATGGACCTGGTGTGGACGGGTCCGCACGGGCACCGCCACAGCGGCGGCGTCGCGATCCTGGTCTCCAACAACCGCTACCGCCTCGGGATGCTCGAGGGCGGCACGCGGCCGCGGATCGACGAAGGGCTGCTGGGGGTCACCGTGCTCGGCGAGCCGACCCAGATCGGCGAGGGCCTGCACCCACTGCAGCGGCCGTGGCGCCAGTGGTCCGCGGCCGAGTTCGAGGTCGGGGCGTCCGCCCCCGTTCCCACCGGGATCGACGGCGAGTCCGTCCTGCTGGAGCCGCCGCTGCGCTTCTCGGTGCGCCCGAGGGCCCTGCGCGTGCGCATCTCGCGCCATCACCCGGGCGCCTCGCCGTCGGCGGGAATCCCCGACGGCCTGCCCAACATGGCGCGCGAGCTGGTGAGGATCGCCGCGGGTCACGAGCCGGTCGCGCTCGCGCCCTCGACCGAGAGCGACGCGCCCGCCGTGACGCGGGCGTAG